A window of Pirellulales bacterium contains these coding sequences:
- a CDS encoding YciI family protein — protein MKFVCLGYFDETKFAELPQDETQRLMDECLAYDDELRRGGHFLGGEALSSAQKAVTLKMRGGEVEATDGPFSETKEVLGGILLLEARDLEHAVALISKHPGVKIGPFEIRPADEAFEKMVAERNAVLARKP, from the coding sequence ATGAAATTCGTCTGCCTGGGATACTTCGACGAAACGAAATTTGCCGAGCTTCCGCAGGATGAAACGCAGCGCCTGATGGACGAGTGCCTGGCCTACGACGACGAGCTGCGGCGCGGTGGGCATTTTCTCGGGGGCGAAGCGCTCTCCTCCGCACAAAAGGCGGTCACGCTGAAGATGCGAGGGGGCGAGGTGGAAGCCACCGATGGCCCGTTTTCCGAGACCAAGGAAGTGCTGGGGGGCATCTTGCTGCTCGAAGCCCGCGATTTGGAACACGCCGTCGCGCTGATATCGAAGCATCCCGGCGTGAAGATAGGTCCGTTCGAGATCCGGCCGGCCGATGAAGCGTTTGAAAAAATGGTCGCCGAGCGGAATGCCGTTTTGGCGCGCAAGCCGTGA
- a CDS encoding YqaE/Pmp3 family membrane protein gives MWTVLLILLALLLPPLAAFLVVGLSTHFWINLILTLLGWIPGTVHALWLIVSRGAKKNA, from the coding sequence ATGTGGACGGTTCTGTTGATCCTTTTGGCATTACTTCTTCCGCCCTTGGCTGCGTTCTTGGTCGTGGGTCTCAGCACTCATTTCTGGATCAACCTGATCCTCACACTTCTTGGCTGGATACCAGGCACGGTTCATGCACTCTGGTTGATCGTCAGCCGAGGTGCGAAGAAGAATGCTTAG
- a CDS encoding alpha amylase C-terminal domain-containing protein, with protein sequence MRPSTTGHVRLPSCRQSLAFVRRRILRSQLSEVGRLDSLACQDWLIRSTRGLTGSGLNTFHQNQADNVIAYHRWHQGGPGDDVVVVVNLSHLAHENYRLGFPAPETWRLRLNSDWSGYSRGFGNQACSDVITGAVTPEGPQQANSVRRDGFPASGTINIGPYSVLVFSQEKPGD encoded by the coding sequence ATGAGGCCTTCCACAACTGGACATGTCCGCTTGCCGAGCTGCCGCCAGTCCCTCGCATTTGTCCGCCGGAGGATCCTTCGCAGCCAGCTTTCCGAGGTTGGTCGGCTTGACTCGCTCGCATGCCAGGATTGGCTCATCCGTTCGACGCGAGGGCTTACGGGCTCTGGACTGAACACGTTCCATCAGAATCAGGCCGACAACGTGATCGCCTATCATCGCTGGCACCAAGGCGGCCCCGGCGACGACGTGGTGGTCGTGGTGAATCTCTCCCATCTTGCCCACGAGAACTATCGGCTGGGATTTCCGGCGCCGGAAACTTGGCGACTACGGCTGAACAGCGACTGGAGCGGTTATAGCCGCGGCTTTGGAAACCAGGCTTGTTCCGATGTGATCACGGGCGCTGTGACCCCAGAGGGTCCGCAGCAAGCGAATTCCGTTCGCAGAGATGGCTTTCCTGCATCCGGAACGATTAACATCGGACCCTACAGCGTATTAGTGTTCTCGCAAGAGAAACCAGGCGATTAG
- a CDS encoding HAD family hydrolase, which translates to MRYLAVVTDYDGVIAQEGRPSGAAIAAIQRLRSSGRRAVLITGRRLDDLLSVFPQLDLFDCVVAENGAVIYEPATRKETSLAKPPSPRFIERLKELRVEPLEVGRVIVATWLPHHTAVVQVIQEMGLELQVIFNRAAVMVLPACVNKSTGMDYALRKLGLSRHEVVGIGDSENDHSFLQRSECSATVANAVPSILQAASLVTQASNGDGFAELVDELLANDLCRMQAHLPQHLMTIGRREDGSDVTISPYGVNILIAGPSGSGKSTVSAGIVERLMEQEYQLCIVDPEGDYGTLPDVITIGNQNHPVSVGEVLALLEDPKVTLNVNLLGIPLADRPEFFGQLFPNLQAIRTRTGRPHWIVLDEAHHMLPGEWAHLGRALPQSLGETVLVTVHPDHLAPLVLRLVDVVIAVGPSPQKTIRKFADAIGQPLDWPEGLSSQRGNAVVWFPHKNEPPFPIQIVPGSAERIRHHRKYAEGNMRHRSFFFRGPGGRQNIRAQNLAMFAQIAEGVDEETWLYHLRRGDYSRWFRGAVKDSYLAEQAEQIERRQDLHPVESRRLIRSLIEARYTLPE; encoded by the coding sequence GTGCGTTACCTGGCAGTCGTGACCGACTATGACGGCGTCATTGCCCAGGAGGGGCGCCCTTCCGGCGCGGCCATCGCGGCGATTCAGCGTCTCCGTTCTTCGGGTCGCCGCGCGGTCCTGATTACCGGCAGGCGACTCGATGACCTGCTCTCCGTCTTTCCTCAGCTCGATCTGTTTGATTGCGTTGTCGCCGAAAACGGCGCCGTCATTTACGAGCCGGCGACTCGCAAAGAAACGTCACTGGCCAAGCCTCCGTCGCCCCGTTTTATCGAACGGCTCAAGGAGCTGCGCGTGGAGCCGCTCGAAGTAGGGCGGGTCATCGTCGCGACCTGGTTGCCTCATCATACGGCCGTGGTTCAAGTCATTCAGGAAATGGGGCTGGAACTGCAAGTCATCTTCAACCGCGCGGCGGTGATGGTGTTGCCGGCGTGCGTCAACAAGTCCACGGGCATGGACTATGCACTGCGCAAGCTCGGCCTCTCGCGGCACGAAGTCGTGGGAATCGGCGATTCGGAAAACGATCATTCTTTCCTGCAGCGCAGCGAATGCTCGGCGACGGTCGCCAATGCCGTGCCGTCGATTTTGCAAGCGGCGAGCCTGGTCACCCAGGCGTCGAACGGAGATGGCTTCGCGGAGCTCGTCGATGAGTTGCTCGCCAACGACCTGTGCCGCATGCAAGCCCACCTGCCTCAGCACCTGATGACCATCGGCCGACGAGAGGACGGGTCGGACGTTACCATCTCGCCGTATGGCGTCAACATCCTGATCGCAGGTCCGTCCGGCAGCGGCAAATCGACTGTCTCCGCCGGAATCGTGGAGCGGCTCATGGAACAGGAATATCAACTCTGTATCGTCGATCCCGAAGGGGATTACGGAACCTTGCCCGACGTGATCACGATTGGCAACCAGAACCACCCGGTGAGCGTTGGCGAGGTGCTGGCCCTGCTGGAAGATCCGAAGGTCACCCTCAACGTCAACTTGTTAGGGATTCCACTCGCCGACCGGCCCGAGTTTTTCGGCCAACTGTTTCCCAACTTGCAGGCTATTCGCACGCGCACGGGGCGTCCGCACTGGATTGTTCTCGATGAGGCTCACCACATGTTGCCTGGCGAGTGGGCCCACTTGGGGCGAGCATTGCCGCAAAGCCTGGGAGAAACCGTGCTCGTGACCGTTCATCCCGATCATCTGGCGCCGCTGGTGCTGAGGCTCGTGGATGTCGTCATCGCCGTCGGTCCTTCGCCACAGAAGACGATCCGGAAGTTTGCCGACGCGATCGGTCAGCCGCTCGATTGGCCCGAGGGGTTGTCCAGTCAGCGCGGCAACGCGGTCGTTTGGTTCCCGCACAAGAACGAGCCGCCATTTCCGATACAGATTGTTCCCGGCAGCGCGGAACGAATTCGGCATCACCGCAAGTACGCCGAAGGAAACATGCGCCATCGCAGTTTCTTCTTTCGCGGCCCCGGAGGTCGGCAGAATATCCGCGCGCAGAATTTGGCCATGTTCGCGCAAATTGCCGAAGGCGTAGACGAAGAAACCTGGCTGTACCATCTGCGCCGCGGCGACTACTCGCGATGGTTCCGCGGCGCCGTGAAGGACAGCTACCTAGCCGAGCAGGCGGAGCAGATTGAACGCAGGCAGGACCTGCATCCTGTCGAATCGCGACGCTTGATCCGCAGCCTCATCGAGGCGCGCTACACGCTGCCCGAATGA
- a CDS encoding NAD(P)-dependent alcohol dehydrogenase yields MKAAIFAEPGRIVLVDKPIPQVGPRDALLRVTTTTICGTDVHILKGEYPVARGLTVGHEPVGVIEELGSAVSGYSVGQRVIAGAITPCGQCHACLNGDQAQCGGKAMGGWRLGNTIDGCQAEYVLIPDAMANLAPIPDGLTDEQVLMCPDIMNTGFAGAQRGGIRIGDSVAVFAQGPIGLCATVGARLCGATHLFTVDGLNERLTVSRTLGADQVINFKEQDPVAVIMNATDGRGVDVAIEALGTQTTFESCLRVLRPGGTLSSLGVYAGKLTLPPDAFAAGLGDHTLVTTLCPGGKERMRRLMNVLAAGRADLQPLVTHRFKLDQIEEAYDLFANQRDGVLKVAISPA; encoded by the coding sequence ATGAAGGCAGCCATCTTTGCAGAACCCGGCCGGATCGTCCTGGTGGACAAGCCGATTCCCCAAGTCGGGCCACGCGACGCGCTATTACGCGTCACGACAACCACCATCTGCGGCACCGACGTGCATATTCTCAAGGGGGAGTATCCCGTGGCGCGCGGGCTCACCGTGGGTCACGAACCGGTCGGCGTGATCGAAGAGCTTGGCTCCGCGGTATCGGGCTACTCGGTCGGACAGCGTGTGATTGCCGGCGCGATCACTCCCTGTGGCCAATGCCACGCCTGTCTCAATGGCGATCAGGCGCAATGCGGCGGCAAGGCGATGGGTGGTTGGCGGCTGGGAAACACCATCGACGGCTGCCAGGCGGAATACGTGTTGATCCCGGACGCGATGGCCAATCTCGCCCCGATTCCTGATGGCCTCACGGACGAACAGGTGCTCATGTGCCCCGACATCATGAACACCGGGTTTGCGGGGGCGCAGCGCGGGGGCATCCGAATTGGAGATTCTGTCGCGGTCTTCGCTCAAGGCCCCATCGGCCTGTGCGCCACCGTGGGAGCCAGGCTTTGCGGAGCGACTCACCTCTTTACGGTCGACGGATTGAATGAGCGGCTTACCGTCTCTCGCACGCTCGGCGCCGATCAGGTGATCAACTTCAAAGAGCAAGACCCGGTAGCGGTCATCATGAATGCCACCGACGGCCGCGGCGTGGATGTTGCCATTGAGGCACTCGGCACTCAAACAACCTTTGAAAGTTGCCTGCGCGTGCTCAGGCCCGGCGGCACGCTCTCCAGCCTGGGAGTCTATGCGGGCAAACTGACCCTGCCGCCGGATGCCTTCGCCGCCGGGCTCGGTGACCATACGCTGGTGACGACGCTGTGCCCCGGGGGCAAGGAACGGATGCGGCGTCTGATGAACGTCCTCGCGGCCGGGCGAGCGGACCTGCAGCCGCTCGTTACGCACCGGTTCAAGCTCGATCAAATCGAAGAGGCCTACGACCTGTTTGCGAACCAGCGCGACGGCGTGCTCAAGGTGGCGATCTCACCGGCGTGA
- a CDS encoding cation-transporting P-type ATPase, giving the protein MSSRNVPLDRLNDAWSDECGLERDEAERRLAQYGPNDILESPPNRWWHLMLETAKDPMLWFFAGTSALYAFVGQHTEAMTLLIAILPLLGMDIYLHRRTQASTAGLASRLATTATVLRNGVAVKVPSRELVPGDLVLARQGDPLPADGVIIAGEEMQVDESALTGEAYPVIKRPISQTPSSGSEPRIDEAHWAFAGTRMLTGSARLRVVFTGKETVYGEIVRSAVHGAHESTPLQQAIGRLVKVLLVAAIAVCLLLAGIRLYQGNSWLDALISAVTLATAAIPEEFPVVFTFFLGVGVYRLAQRQALVRRAVTVENIGRVTCICSDKTGTITEGQLVLAHLIPAPANNEDRLLSLACWASRADSGDPMDEAIYRRTPEGAQRADFERLVTFPFTEDRKRETAVTRDCSGQTTVVSKGAAEVILGMCPLTADEKARWLAQLEELAASAHKVIAVASRPTDAIESFAQEPDEGFVFAGLLAFEDPVRRGVPEAVASCLSAGIRPIMVTGDHPLTARAVAQEVGIGGDHPRVVLGDEIENLAKSGNSDLASVDVVARAKPAQKLMLVKALQEAGEIVAVTGDGVNDVPALQAADIGVAMGERGTRSAREVASIVLLDDNFRTIVGAIAEGRQLFQNLQLSFQYLLIIHIPLVLTATLIPLAGFPLLYLPVHIVWIEILIHPTAMLVFQETAAKKLVRKNHVSGKATFFNATQWTMLLLTGLVIAGTVSAGFLRSLEGADNVEHGRAMALATFTAASAAITAVLSRLRTRAAWIMCLGTVLSSFILIQTPGLDTLLHLSPLHWDDWALVLVASGCAAAVPLGFAAWNKGSFDKWRSG; this is encoded by the coding sequence ATGTCGAGCAGGAATGTACCGCTGGATCGATTGAATGATGCCTGGAGCGACGAGTGCGGTCTGGAGCGGGACGAGGCCGAGCGACGGCTTGCGCAATATGGGCCCAACGACATTCTCGAATCGCCGCCGAATCGCTGGTGGCATCTCATGCTGGAAACGGCGAAAGATCCGATGCTCTGGTTCTTCGCCGGCACGAGTGCTCTGTATGCCTTCGTGGGGCAACACACGGAAGCGATGACGCTGTTGATCGCTATTCTTCCGTTGCTGGGGATGGATATCTATCTGCATCGGCGGACGCAGGCGTCCACCGCGGGACTTGCCAGCCGGTTGGCGACAACAGCCACAGTTCTTCGCAACGGTGTCGCCGTAAAAGTGCCATCGAGAGAACTTGTCCCGGGGGATCTCGTGCTTGCCCGACAGGGGGATCCGCTGCCTGCCGACGGAGTGATCATTGCCGGAGAGGAGATGCAGGTCGATGAATCAGCCCTCACCGGCGAGGCTTACCCGGTCATCAAACGACCGATTTCCCAGACGCCCTCTTCAGGAAGTGAACCGCGCATCGATGAAGCTCACTGGGCTTTTGCGGGCACGAGGATGCTGACGGGTAGCGCACGGCTGCGCGTGGTATTCACTGGCAAAGAAACCGTCTACGGCGAGATCGTGCGTTCGGCGGTCCACGGCGCGCATGAAAGCACCCCGCTGCAGCAGGCAATTGGCCGCCTGGTGAAAGTCTTGTTGGTCGCGGCGATTGCCGTTTGCCTGCTCCTGGCAGGCATCCGTCTTTATCAGGGAAATTCGTGGCTCGATGCGCTGATTAGCGCGGTCACCCTGGCGACGGCGGCGATTCCCGAAGAGTTTCCGGTCGTATTTACCTTCTTTCTGGGAGTGGGAGTCTATCGATTGGCACAGCGCCAGGCATTGGTCCGGCGTGCCGTCACAGTCGAGAACATCGGGCGGGTAACATGCATCTGCTCTGACAAAACCGGAACGATCACCGAAGGGCAGTTGGTTCTCGCGCACCTCATTCCGGCGCCTGCCAACAATGAAGATCGACTGCTGTCGCTGGCGTGTTGGGCCTCGCGCGCCGACAGCGGCGATCCGATGGACGAAGCCATCTATCGGCGTACTCCCGAGGGTGCTCAGCGCGCCGATTTCGAGCGGCTGGTCACCTTTCCTTTTACCGAGGATCGCAAGCGTGAAACGGCAGTTACGCGAGACTGTTCAGGCCAGACGACGGTTGTCTCCAAGGGCGCGGCGGAAGTCATCCTTGGCATGTGCCCTCTTACCGCCGACGAGAAGGCAAGATGGCTGGCCCAATTGGAGGAGCTCGCCGCCAGTGCGCATAAGGTCATCGCCGTTGCATCACGCCCCACAGATGCCATTGAATCCTTCGCCCAAGAACCCGACGAGGGCTTCGTATTCGCCGGGCTGCTGGCCTTTGAAGACCCGGTTCGTCGTGGAGTGCCGGAGGCGGTCGCGTCTTGTTTGTCTGCGGGAATTCGCCCCATCATGGTCACCGGCGACCATCCTCTGACGGCGCGAGCCGTGGCGCAAGAGGTGGGAATTGGTGGTGACCATCCGCGGGTCGTGCTCGGGGACGAAATTGAGAACCTGGCAAAGAGCGGCAATTCTGATCTGGCCAGCGTCGACGTGGTCGCGCGAGCGAAGCCGGCCCAGAAGCTCATGCTCGTGAAAGCCCTGCAAGAGGCGGGCGAAATCGTGGCGGTGACCGGCGACGGCGTGAACGATGTGCCGGCTCTCCAGGCCGCCGATATCGGTGTGGCAATGGGGGAGCGAGGCACTCGCAGTGCTCGTGAAGTCGCGTCGATCGTCTTGCTGGACGACAACTTTCGAACGATTGTCGGCGCGATCGCCGAGGGAAGGCAGCTATTTCAGAACTTGCAGTTGAGCTTTCAATATCTCCTTATCATTCATATTCCCCTGGTGCTTACGGCCACGCTTATTCCATTGGCCGGTTTCCCGCTGCTTTATCTGCCCGTTCATATTGTATGGATTGAAATCCTGATTCATCCCACCGCGATGCTCGTGTTTCAGGAAACGGCTGCGAAGAAGCTTGTTCGCAAAAACCATGTCTCCGGGAAAGCGACCTTCTTTAATGCAACACAGTGGACGATGTTGCTGCTGACGGGGTTGGTAATCGCCGGCACGGTTTCGGCGGGCTTTCTACGTAGTCTGGAGGGAGCCGACAACGTGGAACATGGTCGAGCAATGGCGCTGGCGACCTTCACGGCGGCGAGCGCAGCCATTACGGCCGTCCTCAGTCGCCTCCGAACTCGCGCAGCATGGATCATGTGTCTTGGCACCGTCCTCTCTTCATTCATTCTGATTCAGACACCAGGGCTCGATACGCTGCTGCATCTGTCCCCCTTGCATTGGGATGACTGGGCATTGGTGCTTGTGGCAAGCGGATGCGCCGCCGCCGTCCCACTCGGCTTTGCAGCTTGGAACAAAGGTTCTTTCGACAAATGGCGCTCCGGATAG